From the genome of Abditibacteriaceae bacterium, one region includes:
- the surE gene encoding 5'/3'-nucleotidase SurE has protein sequence MPRRTKSDPLDRANLRLRVGEIFSHAARPMLAPTRAGDSGTVEIDRTLFVLLDAMRILLTNDDGIGAPGLDAAWRALKEIGEVFVCVPDRPRSACSHQITMHKPLRAKTVETDEGLAYTCNGTPADCVPLALLQLMSAPPDLVISGINLGPNLGDDVHYSGTVAGAMEGVLNGYAALAISLASNSETGGEVPDFDKAANFLRNFVPKMSQLELARDTFLNVNVPAGEVRGVRVSTQGSRRYKGDITRHEAPIAGTYYWRGGIVIDRSERDDSDILAVKDGFISVTPLHVDLTNFDSMNSINDVLQTL, from the coding sequence ATGCCGCGAAGAACAAAGTCAGATCCTCTCGACCGAGCCAACTTACGCCTGCGCGTTGGAGAAATCTTCAGCCATGCGGCGCGCCCGATGCTTGCGCCGACGCGGGCAGGGGATTCGGGTACGGTCGAAATCGACCGTACTCTTTTTGTTTTACTGGACGCGATGCGAATTTTATTAACCAACGATGACGGCATTGGCGCGCCCGGACTGGATGCAGCGTGGCGCGCTTTGAAAGAAATCGGCGAAGTCTTTGTTTGCGTTCCCGACCGACCGCGTTCGGCGTGCTCGCATCAAATTACAATGCACAAGCCGCTGCGCGCGAAAACGGTGGAAACCGATGAAGGCCTGGCTTACACCTGCAACGGCACACCCGCCGATTGTGTCCCGCTTGCGCTCTTGCAACTGATGAGCGCGCCGCCCGACCTGGTAATTTCAGGAATCAATCTCGGCCCTAATCTGGGTGATGATGTCCATTACTCGGGCACTGTTGCCGGCGCGATGGAAGGCGTTCTCAATGGCTACGCGGCCCTCGCAATTTCGCTGGCTTCCAACAGTGAAACCGGCGGTGAAGTGCCAGATTTCGACAAGGCCGCGAACTTTCTGCGCAACTTCGTGCCGAAGATGTCGCAGCTCGAACTGGCGCGCGATACGTTTCTCAATGTTAATGTTCCTGCTGGCGAAGTGCGCGGTGTGCGCGTTTCAACGCAGGGAAGCCGCCGCTATAAAGGCGACATTACGCGGCACGAAGCACCAATTGCCGGAACCTATTACTGGCGCGGCGGCATTGTGATCGACCGCTCGGAGCGTGACGACTCCGATATTCTCGCGGTGAAAGACGGCTTTATTTCGGTGACGCCATTGCATGTCGATTTAACCAACTTCGACTCGATGAACAGCATCAATGACGTGCTGCAAACGCTGTAA
- a CDS encoding TIGR04282 family arsenosugar biosynthesis glycosyltransferase has protein sequence MPESLIVFARAPVPGQTKTRLARVLGKENAAALAAAMLRDTLRIAQAANGETCVAFSPINAFEAGPYSLGRFWDGPHFAQCEGDIGDRMLAAFRHEFGRGCRHVVLIGSDVPDLPATVLRDAFAALVSHDLVFGPAHDGGFYLIGTARALPDNFFDSVVWSSESVLQSTLSNAHRQQLTSAQLPLCRDVDEFSDLCALDRRLKNTAHAPNTQNELQRLQHVIDAVHRVEVG, from the coding sequence ATGCCTGAAAGCCTCATTGTTTTCGCGCGCGCTCCAGTTCCCGGTCAGACGAAAACACGCCTCGCGCGCGTGCTGGGAAAAGAGAACGCCGCCGCTTTAGCCGCCGCAATGCTGCGCGATACATTAAGAATCGCACAGGCTGCCAATGGCGAAACATGCGTCGCCTTTTCACCCATAAATGCGTTTGAAGCAGGCCCCTATTCGCTTGGGCGCTTTTGGGACGGGCCGCATTTCGCGCAATGCGAGGGCGACATCGGCGACCGGATGCTCGCAGCTTTTCGGCACGAGTTCGGGCGCGGTTGCCGACATGTCGTTCTTATCGGCTCGGATGTGCCCGATTTGCCCGCGACTGTTTTGCGCGATGCGTTCGCAGCCCTTGTATCGCACGATCTGGTGTTTGGCCCGGCGCACGATGGCGGTTTTTACCTCATCGGCACGGCGCGGGCTTTACCCGACAATTTCTTTGACAGCGTCGTTTGGAGTTCCGAGTCAGTTCTCCAATCAACGCTGTCCAATGCGCATCGGCAGCAGTTAACTTCGGCGCAGCTTCCGCTCTGTCGTGATGTCGATGAGTTTTCCGATCTGTGCGCCCTCGACAGACGATTAAAAAACACCGCACACGCGCCAAATACCCAGAACGAGTTACAGCGTTTGCAGCACGTCATTGATGCTGTTCATCGAGTCGAAGTTGGTTAA